Sequence from the Trueperaceae bacterium genome:
CCAGGATGAGGCTGGCGATCAGGACCAGCAGCAACGCCAGCAGCAGGCTGCCGCCGGAGAACGAGATCATCAGGCTCGAGAACTTGAGGCCCAAGCCGGTCAGCCCGACGACGCCGACCACGATGCCGGCGACCGCCGTCGCGACCGACACGGGGAGGGCGTTGCGGGCCCCCACCTCGAGCGCCTCGAGGGTCTTGACCGCACCCCGGGCCAGCGCCCGGCCCCACGATTCGTCGGCCTCCGCGGGGCGGGCGAGCACCGACCGGCCGGCCAGCGTCGCGGGGGCGGCGGCGTCGACGCCGATCTCCGACGGCGGGTTCGTCGGGGCCCGCCCGAGGGTGAAGCGGCGCACGACGTAGCGAAGCGCGCTGACGGCGAGGATGGCGAGGATCGAGACGAAGCCGACGCGGTCGGGGGAGATGTTCTGCAGCAAAAAGCCGATCAGGACCGCCAACGGCACCAGGAAGTGCCACCCCCGCGCGAAGACGTCGCGGACGTTCGGGAGCTCCTCCTTCGTCATGCCGCGCATGCCGCGCTTCGCGGCGATGATGTCGACGAACAGGTAGACCGTCGCGAAGTACAGGATCGCCGGGAGGATCGCCAGGCGCACGATCTCGACGTACGGAATGCGGGTGTACTCCGCGATCAGGAAGGCGCCCGCCCCCATGATGGGCGGCATCACCTGCCCCCCCGTGGAGGCGGCGGCCTCGACGCCGCCCGCCTCCTCGGGCTTGTAGCCGAGCTTCTTCATCAACGGGATCGTGAACGAGCCCGTCGTCACGACGTTCGCGATGGCGCTGCCCGAGATCGAGCCCATGAAGCCGGACGCGATGACGGACGCCTTCGCCGGCCCGCCGCGCTGCCGCCCCGCCGCGGCGTAGGCGAGATCGATGAAGAAGCGGCCCGCCCCGGTGATCTCCAGGAACGCACCGAACAGCACGAAGATGAACACGAAGGTCGCCGCGACGCCCAGCGGAATCCCGAAGATCCCCTCCTGCCCGAGGAACAACTGATCGACGATGCGGTCGACGCCGTACCCGCGATGCTGCAAGATGCCGGGCAGCGTGACGCCGTCGATGAGGCCGCGCGGGCCGGTCATGGCGTAGAGGATGAAGACGATGCCGATGATCGAAATGGTCGGCCCGATCACGCGGCGCGCGGACTCCAGCACCACGACCGTCCCGATGGCGCCCATCAGGATGTCGGTCGGCGTGTAGAAGCCCGAGCGGTTCACGATCGCCGTGAGGTTGATCAACAGGTAGCCCGTCGACGCGAGCGACGCACCGATGAGCGCCAGGTCGACCGGCCAGCGGATCCACGGGTTGCGGCTGGTGGGGAACAACAAAAAGGCCAGCACCAGCACGAACGCCAAGTGCCCGCCGCGCTGCACGAACAGGTTCACCGTCGCCAGGCCGGCCGTATAGAGCTGGAAGAGCGAGAGGCCGATGGCGACGAGCGCAATGATCGCCGCGACGACCTGCGCGACGCGTCCGGGGCCCGCCTCCGGCGGCCGGCTCACGGCGTCTCCACGATGGTGACGACGACCCGCTCGCGGGCGGCGAGGGCGGACAGGTCGAGCGTCCGGTCGCCGGCGTGCAGGGTGTGGTCGTTCACGCCCGGGTCCCCGACGCGGAGGAGGAACCCCCGCTCCGGGACGGGCTCGTCGATGTCGCGCACCCAGTACCCGCCGCGACCGTCGCTTTCCAGCGTGCCGCGCCCCGGAACGTGCCCGAGGCCCGCGTCGAACGCGGGCATGTGGCTGGCCTCCAGCACCATGCGACCCCTTTCGAACCGAAAATAATCTCGAACCAAGATACCGGTGACGGAGTGACGCCAGGACAGCATCC
This genomic interval carries:
- a CDS encoding TRAP transporter fused permease subunit, encoding MSRPPEAGPGRVAQVVAAIIALVAIGLSLFQLYTAGLATVNLFVQRGGHLAFVLVLAFLLFPTSRNPWIRWPVDLALIGASLASTGYLLINLTAIVNRSGFYTPTDILMGAIGTVVVLESARRVIGPTISIIGIVFILYAMTGPRGLIDGVTLPGILQHRGYGVDRIVDQLFLGQEGIFGIPLGVAATFVFIFVLFGAFLEITGAGRFFIDLAYAAAGRQRGGPAKASVIASGFMGSISGSAIANVVTTGSFTIPLMKKLGYKPEEAGGVEAAASTGGQVMPPIMGAGAFLIAEYTRIPYVEIVRLAILPAILYFATVYLFVDIIAAKRGMRGMTKEELPNVRDVFARGWHFLVPLAVLIGFLLQNISPDRVGFVSILAILAVSALRYVVRRFTLGRAPTNPPSEIGVDAAAPATLAGRSVLARPAEADESWGRALARGAVKTLEALEVGARNALPVSVATAVAGIVVGVVGLTGLGLKFSSLMISFSGGSLLLALLLVLIASLILGLGLPVTASYIVLIVLTGPALTQEFGIPLIIAHLLVFWYSQDSNVTPPVALAAFAGAGVAGANPMRTGVEAWKFAKGLYLVPLFMVFNPEMILGGAWWYVAWTVLTAFAALGAFAAAIEGFLFTRMTWFSRLLASAGTVAIFFPAFVIEVAGFALIAAVLGINFARSRRAAPGVAAT
- a CDS encoding DUF1850 domain-containing protein, whose translation is MGTLPRGAARRVGGALAVLLLAATALAAGPDPQPGPDRVIDVRRWEDGTSVARLPLPDDGAWMLSWRHSVTGILVRDYFRFERGRMVLEASHMPAFDAGLGHVPGRGTLESDGRGGYWVRDIDEPVPERGFLLRVGDPGVNDHTLHAGDRTLDLSALAARERVVVTIVETP